A portion of the Betta splendens chromosome 2, fBetSpl5.4, whole genome shotgun sequence genome contains these proteins:
- the LOC114851040 gene encoding dynactin subunit 1-like isoform X5, producing MALNRRHSYTPRLTSPLISKMSSAGTVESGKPPKIGSIVEVTGKGQRGTVAYIGATLFASGKWVGVILDEPKGKNDGTVQGKRYFTCEENHGIFVRQSQIQVVEDGSAATSPDAPESGITRMSKQKDIPETPKTSKQTPVSIKKSSTRRSAKASRESLSSSLSGDVSEASLSHQGALGAPVVPQPSGTPAAAVATVPATPSKAEPAISKQEEESLRAQVKDLEEKLETLKMKRTEDKAKLKELEKHKIQLEQLQEWKTKMQEQQAELQKQLKEAKREAREAQEAKDRYMEEMSDTADAIEMATLDKEMAEERAESLQVEVDTLKEKVEELSMDLEILRHEISEKGTDGAASSYHVKQLEEQNGRLKEALVRMRDLSASEKQEHVKLQKQMEKKNTELETLRTQKEKLQEEMKQAEATIDELKEQVDAALGSEEMVETLTERNLDLEEKVRELRETVTDLEAINEMNDELQENARETEMELREQVDLSGAKVREAEKRVEAAQETVADYQQTINKYRELTASLQDANRELTSQQNANVEQVQQPPAELFDFKIKFAETKAYAKAIEMELRKMEVAQSNRQVSLLTSFMPDSFLRHGGDHDCILVLLLIPRLICKAELISKQAQEKFDLNGNLVQGTGLRGPPGEQRSFASGLVYSLSLLQSTLHKYEQALSSCSVEVFKRMGTLYSEMSFHERSLDYLIDLLHKDQLDETVQVEPLTKAIKYYQQLYSVHLTDQSEDCTVQLGDHIKFSQSALDCMGVEVARLRAFLAAGQESSVLSVLLKDLDTSCSDIRQFCKKIRRRMPGTDVVGVPAAVSFGPQVSETLTECRRQLTRVVAVLQEVAAAGAQMVAPLAEQEGLSALKLEDITGKAVEQVYGSHGLNGPECLRQSCSSVIATMNKMATAMQEGEYDADKPQSMTPPVEVRASTVRAEMTDAEGLGVKLEDRETVIKELKKSLKIKGEELSEANVRLSLLEKKLDTSTKDADERVEKIQTKLDENLSLLKKKEKEFEETMDALQADIDQLEAEKAELKQRINSQSKMTIEGLRGPAASGIASIVQGSAGAGLSPSMAGSVQVVDSPLLRQQVEAQRLSIKHLKNENNRIKAEKMRAQLASLPPLCPPKLPQVPKDSSMPPQGLNTGIYRRTDQLLATLLKLSAEVKVVDITGKTAVSASAQLLEQTARLKNLSDALEKLKGEVAEHVVSYQPGAKASSDFATFPVSSFVKAKEEKQGGTVFVGRVSIPCTAGQEQVHRLVLSQQQLQQVHRLLMA from the exons CTGACCAGCCCACTGATCAGCAAAATGAGCAGTGCAGGAACAGTGGAGAGTGGTAAACCTCCAAAG ATCGGCTCTATAGTAGAGGTGACAGGAAAGGGTCAGCGCGGAACTGTTGCCTACATCGGTGCCACCCTCTTTGCCTCTGGAAAATGGGTTGGCGTCATACTTGATGAGCCCAAAGGCAAGAACGATGGGACTGTGCAGGGGAAACGCTACTTCACCTGTGAGGAAAATCATGGGATATTTGTCAGACAGTCCCAG ATCCAGGTGGTGGAGGACGGTTCTGCTGCAACGTCACCAGATGCCCCTGAGTCTGGCATTACCAGAATGTCCAAGCAAAAGG ATATTCCAGAGACTCCTAAAACATCGAAACAG ACACCTGTGAGCATTAAGAAG TCCTCTACCCGCCGCTCTGCTAAG GCATCTCGTGAGAGcctgtcttcctctctgtccggTGATGTCAGTGAGGCGAGCCTGTCACACCAGGGTGCCCTGGGAGCACCTGTTGTGCCTCAGCCAAGCGGgacgcctgcagctgcagtagcCACTGTTCCAGCTACACCAAGCAAG GCGGAACCTGCCATTTCCAAGCAG GAAGAAGAGTCACTCCGAGCTCAAGTCAAGGATCTCGAGGAGAAGCTGGAAACGCTGAAAATGAAGAGGACTGAGGACAAGGccaagctgaaggagctggagaaacacaagatccagctggagcagcttcaggagTGGAAAACCAAAATGCAGGAGcaacaggcagagctgcagaaacaaCTCAAAGAAGCCAAGAGG GAAGCACGTGAGGCACAGGAGGCTAAGGACCGTTACATGGAGGAGATGTCTGACACAGCAGATGCCATCGAAATGGCCACACTGGACAAAGAGATGGCTGAAGAGCGGGCAGAGTCTCTGCAAGTGGAAGTGGACACActgaaggagaaggtggaggagctctCCATGGACCTTGAGATTCTTAGGCATGAAATATCTGAGAAAG GCACAGATGGTGCCGCATCAAGTTACCAtgtcaaacagctggaggagcagaatgGCAGACTGAAGGAGGCACTGGTCAG AATGCGTGACCTTTCTGCCTCAGAGAAACAGGagcatgtgaagctgcagaagcagatGGAAAAGAAGaacactgagctggagactctgAGAACGCAGAAAGAGAAACTGCAGGAAGAAATGAAGCAGGCAGAAGCCACTATAGacgagctgaaggagcag GTGGATGCTGCTCTTGGATCAGAAGAGATGGTGGAAACCCTGACAGAAAGAAACCTCGACCTGGAAGAGAAAGTCCGAGAGCTAAGAGAAACTGTGACTGACCTG GAGGCAATCAATGAGATGAATGATGAACTCCAGGAGAATGCCAGAGAGACTGAGATGGAGCTGAGGGAGCAGGTGGACCTGAGTGGTGCAAAGgtcagagaggcagaaaaaagggTGGAGGCTGCCCAGGAGACTGTAGCTGATTATCAGCAGACCATCAACAAATACAGAGAGCTGACTGCCAGCCTACAG GATGCCAACAGAGAACTGACCAGCCAGCAGAATGCCAATGTTGAGCAGGTTCAGCAACCGCCTGCGGAACTGTTTGATTTCAAGATTAAGTTTGCAGAGACCAAAGCCTATGCCAAG GCGATTGAGATGGAGCTGAGGAAAATGGAAGTGGCTCAGTCAAACAGACAGGTGTCCCTCCTCACCTCGTTCATGCCAGACTCCTTTCTCCGTCATGGCGGCGATCACGACTGTATTCTGGTGCTTCTGCTCATTCCCAGGCTCATATGCAAG GCTGAGCTGATCAGTAAACAGGCCCAGGAGAAGTTTGACTTGAACGGGAACCTGGTCCAGGGCACGGGCCTCAGAGGGCCTCCAGGAGAGCAGCGTAGCTTTGCCTCAGGCCTGGTCTACTCCCTCAGCCTGCTGCAGAGCACCCTGCACAAATATGAACA GGCTCTGAGTTCCTGCAGCGTGGAGGTGTTTAAGCGTATGGGTACACTCTACTCTGAAATGAGCTTCCACGAGCGCTCTCTGGATTATTTAATTGATTTGCTGCATAAGGACCAATTAGACGAGACTGTCCAAGTGGAACCTCTGACTAAGGCCATTAAGTACTATCAG CAACTGTACAGCGTCCACCTGACAGATCAAAGTGAGGACTGCACGGTGCAGCTGGGTGACCACATCAAG TTTAGCCAGAGTGCCTTGGACTGTATGGGAGTGGAGGTGGCTCGTCTGCGAGCCTTCCTTGCAGCGGGGCAGGAGAGCTCTGTGTTGTCTGTGCTTCTGAAGGACCTAGACACTTCCTGCTCTGACATCAGACAGTTCTGTAAGAAGATCCGTCGCCGCATGCCTGGAACAGATGTAGTTggagttcctgctgctgtgagcttTGGACCACAG GTGTCTGAGACTTTGACTGAGTGCCGGCGCCAGCTGACTAGGGTGGTGGCTGTACTGCaggaggtggcagcagctgGTGCTCAGATGGTTGCTCCACTGGCAGAACAGGAGGGACTCAGTGCGCTTAAACTAGAGGACATCACTGGCAAGGCTGTGGAACAG GTATATGGCTCCCATGGCCTGAACGGCCCTGAGTGTCTGCGTCAGTCTTGCAGCTCAGTCATTGCTACCATGAACAAGATGGCGACAGCCATGCAGGAAGGAGAATATGATGCTGACAAACCTCAGAGCATG ACTCCACCTGTGGAGGTGAGAGCATCCACTGTCAGAGCGGAGATGACTGACGCTGAAGGTCTAGGAGTTAAACtagaagacagagagacagtcatcaagGAGCTCAAGAAGTCTCTCAAGATTAAG GGTGAGGAGCTAAGCGAGGCCAACGTCCGTCTGAGCCTtctggagaagaagctggaCACCTCCACCAAGGATGCAGATGAGCGAGTTGAGAAGATTCAGACTAAACTAGATGAGAATCTTTCCCtgctgaagaagaaagaaaa GGAGTTTGAGGAAACAATGGACGCTCTACAAGCTGATATTGACCAGCTTGAGGCAGAAAAGGCAGAGCTGAAACAACGCATCAATAGCCAATCAAAGATGACTATTGAAGGCCTGAGAGGCCCAGCTGCGTCTGGAATTGCCTCCATTGTTCAGGGCTCTGCAGGAG CAGGTCTGTCTCCATCCATGGCAGGCTCAGTGCAGGTGGTGGACTCGCCTCTGCTCAGGCAGCAGGTTGAGGCTCAGAGGCTGAGCATCAAACACCTCaagaatgaaaacaacaggATCAAG GCTGAGAAGATGAGAGCACAGCTGGCATCActgcctccactctgtcctcctAAACTGCCACAAGTTCCCAAAGACAGCTCCATGCCACCACAGGGGCTAAACACGGGCATCTATCGCAGGACAGACCAACTGCTGGCAACCCTGCTCAAGCTGAGCGCAGAGGTCAAGGTGGTGGATATCACCGGGAAGACTGCAG TTAGTGCCAGTGCTCAGCTGCTGGAACAGACAGCTAGACTGAAGAACCTCTCAGACGCTCTGGAAAAACTCAAG GGAGAAGTAGCTGAACACGTAGTCTCTTACCAGCCTGGTGCGAAGGCCTCCTCAGACTTTGCCACCTTCCCAGTTTCCTCTTTTGTTAAG GCcaaagaggagaagcagggaggaaCAGTGTTTGTAGGACGCGTTTCCATTCCGTGCACCGCTGGCCAGGAACAAGTCCACCGCCTTGTCCTGtctcaacagcagctgcagcaagtGCACCGCCTCCTGATGGCATAA
- the LOC114851040 gene encoding dynactin subunit 1-like isoform X7, with amino-acid sequence MALNRRHSYTPRLTSPLISKMSSAGTVESGKPPKIGSIVEVTGKGQRGTVAYIGATLFASGKWVGVILDEPKGKNDGTVQGKRYFTCEENHGIFVRQSQIQVVEDGSAATSPDAPESGITRMSKQKDIPETPKTSKQTPVSIKKASRESLSSSLSGDVSEASLSHQGALGAPVVPQPSGTPAAAVATVPATPSKAEPAISKQEEESLRAQVKDLEEKLETLKMKRTEDKAKLKELEKHKIQLEQLQEWKTKMQEQQAELQKQLKEAKREAREAQEAKDRYMEEMSDTADAIEMATLDKEMAEERAESLQVEVDTLKEKVEELSMDLEILRHEISEKGTDGAASSYHVKQLEEQNGRLKEALVRMRDLSASEKQEHVKLQKQMEKKNTELETLRTQKEKLQEEMKQAEATIDELKEQVDAALGSEEMVETLTERNLDLEEKVRELRETVTDLEAINEMNDELQENARETEMELREQVDLSGAKVREAEKRVEAAQETVADYQQTINKYRELTASLQDANRELTSQQNANVEQVQQPPAELFDFKIKFAETKAYAKAIEMELRKMEVAQSNRQVSLLTSFMPDSFLRHGGDHDCILVLLLIPRLICKAELISKQAQEKFDLNGNLVQGTGLRGPPGEQRSFASGLVYSLSLLQSTLHKYEQALSSCSVEVFKRMGTLYSEMSFHERSLDYLIDLLHKDQLDETVQVEPLTKAIKYYQQLYSVHLTDQSEDCTVQLGDHIKFSQSALDCMGVEVARLRAFLAAGQESSVLSVLLKDLDTSCSDIRQFCKKIRRRMPGTDVVGVPAAVSFGPQVSETLTECRRQLTRVVAVLQEVAAAGAQMVAPLAEQEGLSALKLEDITGKAVEQVYGSHGLNGPECLRQSCSSVIATMNKMATAMQEGEYDADKPQSMTPPVEVRASTVRAEMTDAEGLGVKLEDRETVIKELKKSLKIKGEELSEANVRLSLLEKKLDTSTKDADERVEKIQTKLDENLSLLKKKEKEFEETMDALQADIDQLEAEKAELKQRINSQSKMTIEGLRGPAASGIASIVQGSAGAGLSPSMAGSVQVVDSPLLRQQVEAQRLSIKHLKNENNRIKAEKMRAQLASLPPLCPPKLPQVPKDSSMPPQGLNTGIYRRTDQLLATLLKLSAEVKVVDITGKTAVSASAQLLEQTARLKNLSDALEKLKGEVAEHVVSYQPGAKASSDFATFPVSSFVKAKEEKQGGTVFVGRVSIPCTAGQEQVHRLVLSQQQLQQVHRLLMA; translated from the exons CTGACCAGCCCACTGATCAGCAAAATGAGCAGTGCAGGAACAGTGGAGAGTGGTAAACCTCCAAAG ATCGGCTCTATAGTAGAGGTGACAGGAAAGGGTCAGCGCGGAACTGTTGCCTACATCGGTGCCACCCTCTTTGCCTCTGGAAAATGGGTTGGCGTCATACTTGATGAGCCCAAAGGCAAGAACGATGGGACTGTGCAGGGGAAACGCTACTTCACCTGTGAGGAAAATCATGGGATATTTGTCAGACAGTCCCAG ATCCAGGTGGTGGAGGACGGTTCTGCTGCAACGTCACCAGATGCCCCTGAGTCTGGCATTACCAGAATGTCCAAGCAAAAGG ATATTCCAGAGACTCCTAAAACATCGAAACAG ACACCTGTGAGCATTAAGAAG GCATCTCGTGAGAGcctgtcttcctctctgtccggTGATGTCAGTGAGGCGAGCCTGTCACACCAGGGTGCCCTGGGAGCACCTGTTGTGCCTCAGCCAAGCGGgacgcctgcagctgcagtagcCACTGTTCCAGCTACACCAAGCAAG GCGGAACCTGCCATTTCCAAGCAG GAAGAAGAGTCACTCCGAGCTCAAGTCAAGGATCTCGAGGAGAAGCTGGAAACGCTGAAAATGAAGAGGACTGAGGACAAGGccaagctgaaggagctggagaaacacaagatccagctggagcagcttcaggagTGGAAAACCAAAATGCAGGAGcaacaggcagagctgcagaaacaaCTCAAAGAAGCCAAGAGG GAAGCACGTGAGGCACAGGAGGCTAAGGACCGTTACATGGAGGAGATGTCTGACACAGCAGATGCCATCGAAATGGCCACACTGGACAAAGAGATGGCTGAAGAGCGGGCAGAGTCTCTGCAAGTGGAAGTGGACACActgaaggagaaggtggaggagctctCCATGGACCTTGAGATTCTTAGGCATGAAATATCTGAGAAAG GCACAGATGGTGCCGCATCAAGTTACCAtgtcaaacagctggaggagcagaatgGCAGACTGAAGGAGGCACTGGTCAG AATGCGTGACCTTTCTGCCTCAGAGAAACAGGagcatgtgaagctgcagaagcagatGGAAAAGAAGaacactgagctggagactctgAGAACGCAGAAAGAGAAACTGCAGGAAGAAATGAAGCAGGCAGAAGCCACTATAGacgagctgaaggagcag GTGGATGCTGCTCTTGGATCAGAAGAGATGGTGGAAACCCTGACAGAAAGAAACCTCGACCTGGAAGAGAAAGTCCGAGAGCTAAGAGAAACTGTGACTGACCTG GAGGCAATCAATGAGATGAATGATGAACTCCAGGAGAATGCCAGAGAGACTGAGATGGAGCTGAGGGAGCAGGTGGACCTGAGTGGTGCAAAGgtcagagaggcagaaaaaagggTGGAGGCTGCCCAGGAGACTGTAGCTGATTATCAGCAGACCATCAACAAATACAGAGAGCTGACTGCCAGCCTACAG GATGCCAACAGAGAACTGACCAGCCAGCAGAATGCCAATGTTGAGCAGGTTCAGCAACCGCCTGCGGAACTGTTTGATTTCAAGATTAAGTTTGCAGAGACCAAAGCCTATGCCAAG GCGATTGAGATGGAGCTGAGGAAAATGGAAGTGGCTCAGTCAAACAGACAGGTGTCCCTCCTCACCTCGTTCATGCCAGACTCCTTTCTCCGTCATGGCGGCGATCACGACTGTATTCTGGTGCTTCTGCTCATTCCCAGGCTCATATGCAAG GCTGAGCTGATCAGTAAACAGGCCCAGGAGAAGTTTGACTTGAACGGGAACCTGGTCCAGGGCACGGGCCTCAGAGGGCCTCCAGGAGAGCAGCGTAGCTTTGCCTCAGGCCTGGTCTACTCCCTCAGCCTGCTGCAGAGCACCCTGCACAAATATGAACA GGCTCTGAGTTCCTGCAGCGTGGAGGTGTTTAAGCGTATGGGTACACTCTACTCTGAAATGAGCTTCCACGAGCGCTCTCTGGATTATTTAATTGATTTGCTGCATAAGGACCAATTAGACGAGACTGTCCAAGTGGAACCTCTGACTAAGGCCATTAAGTACTATCAG CAACTGTACAGCGTCCACCTGACAGATCAAAGTGAGGACTGCACGGTGCAGCTGGGTGACCACATCAAG TTTAGCCAGAGTGCCTTGGACTGTATGGGAGTGGAGGTGGCTCGTCTGCGAGCCTTCCTTGCAGCGGGGCAGGAGAGCTCTGTGTTGTCTGTGCTTCTGAAGGACCTAGACACTTCCTGCTCTGACATCAGACAGTTCTGTAAGAAGATCCGTCGCCGCATGCCTGGAACAGATGTAGTTggagttcctgctgctgtgagcttTGGACCACAG GTGTCTGAGACTTTGACTGAGTGCCGGCGCCAGCTGACTAGGGTGGTGGCTGTACTGCaggaggtggcagcagctgGTGCTCAGATGGTTGCTCCACTGGCAGAACAGGAGGGACTCAGTGCGCTTAAACTAGAGGACATCACTGGCAAGGCTGTGGAACAG GTATATGGCTCCCATGGCCTGAACGGCCCTGAGTGTCTGCGTCAGTCTTGCAGCTCAGTCATTGCTACCATGAACAAGATGGCGACAGCCATGCAGGAAGGAGAATATGATGCTGACAAACCTCAGAGCATG ACTCCACCTGTGGAGGTGAGAGCATCCACTGTCAGAGCGGAGATGACTGACGCTGAAGGTCTAGGAGTTAAACtagaagacagagagacagtcatcaagGAGCTCAAGAAGTCTCTCAAGATTAAG GGTGAGGAGCTAAGCGAGGCCAACGTCCGTCTGAGCCTtctggagaagaagctggaCACCTCCACCAAGGATGCAGATGAGCGAGTTGAGAAGATTCAGACTAAACTAGATGAGAATCTTTCCCtgctgaagaagaaagaaaa GGAGTTTGAGGAAACAATGGACGCTCTACAAGCTGATATTGACCAGCTTGAGGCAGAAAAGGCAGAGCTGAAACAACGCATCAATAGCCAATCAAAGATGACTATTGAAGGCCTGAGAGGCCCAGCTGCGTCTGGAATTGCCTCCATTGTTCAGGGCTCTGCAGGAG CAGGTCTGTCTCCATCCATGGCAGGCTCAGTGCAGGTGGTGGACTCGCCTCTGCTCAGGCAGCAGGTTGAGGCTCAGAGGCTGAGCATCAAACACCTCaagaatgaaaacaacaggATCAAG GCTGAGAAGATGAGAGCACAGCTGGCATCActgcctccactctgtcctcctAAACTGCCACAAGTTCCCAAAGACAGCTCCATGCCACCACAGGGGCTAAACACGGGCATCTATCGCAGGACAGACCAACTGCTGGCAACCCTGCTCAAGCTGAGCGCAGAGGTCAAGGTGGTGGATATCACCGGGAAGACTGCAG TTAGTGCCAGTGCTCAGCTGCTGGAACAGACAGCTAGACTGAAGAACCTCTCAGACGCTCTGGAAAAACTCAAG GGAGAAGTAGCTGAACACGTAGTCTCTTACCAGCCTGGTGCGAAGGCCTCCTCAGACTTTGCCACCTTCCCAGTTTCCTCTTTTGTTAAG GCcaaagaggagaagcagggaggaaCAGTGTTTGTAGGACGCGTTTCCATTCCGTGCACCGCTGGCCAGGAACAAGTCCACCGCCTTGTCCTGtctcaacagcagctgcagcaagtGCACCGCCTCCTGATGGCATAA